One part of the Fusibacter sp. A1 genome encodes these proteins:
- a CDS encoding CoA transferase subunit A codes for MHKLKNAQEAVSKIENGMTLMIGGFLGVGTPETLIDAVIAKGVTDLTIICNDTSFPDQGIGKLVVAGLVKKVYTSHIGTNPESGMRMNDGRMEVVLTPQGTLAEQVRAAGAGLGGVITPTGLGTIVEEGKQIIEIDGNRFIVEKPLKADVALIHAEKVDMKGNAVYDKAAQNFNPLMAMAADYVVIEAHELVEVGELDPDVIRTPHIFIDAIVKEA; via the coding sequence ATGCATAAATTGAAAAACGCGCAAGAAGCCGTTAGTAAAATTGAAAACGGTATGACGCTCATGATCGGTGGATTCCTTGGGGTAGGAACGCCAGAAACGCTCATTGATGCAGTCATTGCAAAAGGTGTAACTGATCTGACGATCATTTGCAACGACACGAGTTTTCCTGACCAGGGTATCGGCAAATTGGTTGTCGCAGGTCTTGTGAAAAAAGTGTACACATCGCATATCGGAACCAATCCTGAATCAGGAATGCGTATGAACGACGGCCGGATGGAGGTAGTTTTAACACCTCAGGGGACACTCGCAGAACAGGTACGCGCCGCAGGAGCCGGTCTGGGCGGTGTGATCACACCGACAGGTCTAGGTACGATTGTCGAAGAAGGAAAACAGATTATTGAAATCGACGGAAACCGCTTTATCGTTGAAAAGCCGTTAAAGGCGGACGTCGCTCTGATCCACGCTGAAAAGGTCGACATGAAGGGGAATGCTGTCTATGATAAGGCGGCTCAGAATTTCAATCCGCTGATGGCCATGGCCGCCGATTACGTAGTGATCGAAGCCCATGAACTTGTTGAAGTCGGTGAACTTGATCCGGATGTGATCCGCACGCCGCATATCTTCATCGATGCGATTGTGAAGGAGGCCTGA